One window of Klebsiella quasivariicola genomic DNA carries:
- a CDS encoding TetR/AcrR family transcriptional regulator: MAHFSRYGYEKTTVTDLAKAIGFSKAYIYKFFDSKQAIGEAICASRLERIMVAVSEAIADAPSASEKLRRLFRALTEAGSELFFEDRKLYDIAAVAARDKWPSTEQYAGHLQQLIGQILVEGRQAGEFERKTPLDEATLAVYMVMCPFINPVQLQYNLDTAPTAAVLLASLILRSLSP, from the coding sequence ATGGCGCACTTTAGTCGCTATGGCTATGAGAAAACGACGGTCACCGATCTCGCCAAAGCGATAGGCTTTTCCAAAGCCTATATCTATAAATTCTTCGATTCCAAGCAGGCGATTGGCGAGGCGATTTGCGCCAGCCGGCTGGAGAGGATCATGGTGGCTGTCAGCGAGGCCATCGCCGATGCGCCCTCCGCCAGTGAGAAACTGCGCCGCCTGTTCCGGGCGCTGACCGAGGCCGGCAGTGAACTGTTTTTCGAGGATCGCAAACTGTACGACATCGCCGCCGTCGCGGCGCGCGATAAATGGCCTTCAACGGAACAGTATGCCGGTCATCTGCAGCAGCTGATTGGTCAAATCCTTGTCGAAGGCCGCCAGGCGGGTGAGTTCGAGCGCAAAACCCCGCTGGATGAGGCGACCCTGGCGGTCTATATGGTGATGTGTCCTTTCATCAACCCGGTGCAGTTGCAATACAATCTCGACACCGCACCCACCGCGGCGGTGCTGCTTGCCTCCCTGATCCTGAGAAGTCTCTCCCCCTGA